A region of Chitinophagaceae bacterium DNA encodes the following proteins:
- a CDS encoding glycosyltransferase family 2 protein: MKISGVTFVRNAVQYDYPITESIRSILHICDEVIVLVGNSDDGTKELVQSINNPKIKIQNSIWDESQKQGGKIYALETNKALSYVDTNADWIFYIQADEIFHEQYTNNVFDAMHQWKYNTKVDGLLLQYHHFYGSYNYIGASSQWYTHEIRIIRNDKNIYSYRDAQGFRKGNNEKLSVKPVNAFMYHYGWVREPHKMQKKISETKKFYQNNSIETQSPEAVYEGVFDYSHVHLLKKFTGTHPNVMFERINNKNWKFERDISQSKYTLKDRIKKFLKLIGINTYYRNYKII, translated from the coding sequence ATGAAAATATCAGGAGTGACCTTTGTAAGAAATGCTGTCCAATATGATTATCCCATCACAGAATCCATTCGTTCTATTCTTCATATATGCGATGAAGTGATTGTATTAGTAGGAAACTCAGACGATGGAACAAAAGAACTTGTCCAATCTATAAACAATCCTAAAATAAAAATTCAAAATTCTATTTGGGACGAATCCCAAAAACAAGGCGGAAAAATATATGCTTTAGAAACAAACAAAGCCCTCAGCTATGTAGATACAAACGCTGATTGGATTTTTTATATACAAGCGGATGAAATTTTTCATGAACAATACACAAATAATGTTTTTGACGCAATGCATCAATGGAAATACAATACCAAAGTAGATGGCTTGTTATTGCAATACCATCATTTTTATGGGTCATATAATTATATTGGAGCATCTTCTCAATGGTATACGCACGAAATACGTATTATTCGCAATGATAAAAACATATATTCTTATAGAGATGCACAGGGTTTTCGCAAGGGAAATAATGAAAAATTATCTGTGAAACCTGTAAATGCTTTTATGTATCACTATGGATGGGTGAGGGAACCTCATAAAATGCAAAAGAAAATCTCTGAAACAAAGAAGTTTTATCAAAATAATTCTATAGAAACACAAAGCCCCGAAGCAGTATATGAAGGTGTATTTGATTACTCTCATGTGCATCTTCTAAAAAAATTTACGGGAACCCATCCCAATGTTATGTTCGAAAGAATTAACAATAAAAATTGGAAATTTGAAAGGGACATATCTCAATCAAAATATACCCTCAAGGATAGAATAAAAAAATTCTTAAAGCTTATAGGAATAAATACGTATTATAGAAATTATAAAATAATATAA
- a CDS encoding isoaspartyl peptidase/L-asparaginase, with protein sequence MKVIFVFIIGSIFSLQVFAQKTYPIRLVIHGGAGTLKKENMTEEKEKAYKKALEEALYAGYAVLESGGKATDAIQASIVVLEDCPLFNAGKGAVFTAQGTNELDASIMRGEDLMSGAVAGVSIVKNPIKLAYEIMVNSPHVMMVGNGAHLFAQKRGLEIVDPSYFYTEERFGQLQKIQKQEQPPTESEKNNKKEEGEQPRKNHKFGTVGAVALDMYGNIAAGTSTGGMTNKKYGRVGDTPIIGAGTYADNTTCGVSSTGHGEFFIRAVVAYDISARMKYKNLSLQQAADEVVMNTLKKMGGEGGIIALDRKGNIVMVFNTEGMYRGFIKEKNKACTYIYK encoded by the coding sequence ATGAAAGTAATTTTTGTATTTATTATTGGCAGTATATTTTCTCTACAAGTTTTTGCTCAAAAGACATACCCAATCCGTTTGGTTATTCATGGAGGAGCAGGAACTCTAAAAAAAGAAAATATGACAGAGGAGAAAGAAAAAGCATATAAAAAAGCATTAGAAGAAGCACTCTATGCGGGCTATGCGGTTTTAGAAAGTGGAGGAAAGGCAACAGATGCTATACAAGCAAGTATAGTAGTTTTAGAAGATTGTCCTTTATTTAATGCAGGAAAAGGAGCAGTATTTACCGCTCAAGGGACAAATGAATTAGATGCTTCTATAATGCGAGGGGAAGACCTTATGTCTGGTGCTGTTGCAGGAGTAAGCATAGTAAAAAATCCTATAAAATTAGCTTACGAAATAATGGTCAATTCTCCTCATGTAATGATGGTAGGAAATGGAGCGCATCTCTTTGCTCAAAAAAGAGGTTTGGAAATAGTAGATCCTTCTTATTTTTATACAGAAGAAAGATTTGGACAATTACAAAAAATTCAAAAACAAGAGCAACCCCCTACAGAATCAGAAAAAAATAACAAAAAAGAAGAGGGGGAACAACCACGTAAGAATCATAAATTTGGAACAGTCGGAGCTGTTGCTTTAGATATGTATGGAAACATAGCAGCAGGAACATCTACGGGAGGAATGACCAACAAAAAATACGGTAGAGTAGGGGACACTCCCATCATCGGAGCAGGAACTTATGCAGATAATACTACTTGTGGGGTTTCCAGCACGGGACACGGAGAGTTCTTTATACGTGCTGTCGTGGCTTATGATATATCTGCTCGTATGAAATATAAAAATCTATCTCTCCAACAAGCTGCGGATGAGGTGGTAATGAATACACTAAAAAAAATGGGAGGAGAAGGCGGGATTATTGCTTTGGATAGAAAAGGAAATATCGTTATGGTTTTTAATACAGAAGGGATGTATAGAGGATTTATCAAAGAAAAAAACAAAGCTTGTACCTATATTTATAAATAA